The window ggctcctggcaaatgttagagtctgtaaacaagtctggatggcgcctggcatattgccagagggagtggtttgtgaagtaacgccagcgagccattaagtgtggagattccttattggttgactgctgtatctagtttatgctaattaagataagttgtgtggaatgtataaataccactcctgtcctacaataaagggctcccactcctgctgtatcaatgtacacaagttgttcgtcaccccccccccccccccccccccggttattttgctgcagacGGACTGCTGCACTGATCTTCACCAATTAATCTGTCCAAACTTAATCCTCCAttaagtttataattattttgcaaCGGAAACTCAGAGAACATCCTCAGTACTCAATGTGGTGATTCAGGAGAAAGGAACCAGAATTGACGTGCATTCTGGAGAAGAGCCCCCTAAGAGAATAGCTTAGGTGGGACAGtacaaaaagacattaaaaaaggaCAGTATAGCTTAGGTGTTAGTGTCAATGTGCTAGAATTCTCATCAACTCAGATGCACATCTCTTTTGTATAGAATCATTGTTTCTAGTTTACTACCCCAAACTCTCCTGCCACAAGTCAGGACCATGTGTACTCCCTCAGTAATATTATGGggttttattttacatgtattatttcacAATTCTGACTATACGTTCCTCTTATTTCTGTATAATTTAACAAATGAATTCCCTTATCATAAAAAgattgaaagatgaaaaaaaaaaaaagaaagaagagtttaGGCAGATTTCTAGCAATTGTTTCTTCTAATAGTCATGTAACAATGAGAACTCTCTTGACCTTTCTGAGCCCAAACATCTAATTTCCAAAACTGGGTTTCTATTTGCTGTGGCTTTTATCACAATTAAATTCTTTAACTAATCTTTTAGCTAGCTGATGAAAGGACATCCTATATATGTGTGTTACGTTGTGACCAGATTCAATTCCGTAGGTCTCCCTGAATATGCTATTGAATTGGGGCCTTGGTGCAAATTACAAAAATTCATtgaatttgagaacattttctgagacatacctcaatattttttttggggggggacattaattttgaaatttattatagACTTTTGAAAGGTAAAACTTTTCTATTCATATGTTAATAGGCACTTGGGTTGTtcccatatcttggctattgtgaataatggtTTCACAAATATGATGATGCAGAGTCTCTTTAAGACCCTAATTTTGATTTATATGTGCCCAGAAGTAGGATTACTAGATCATTTGGTAGTTCCATGATAAGCTTTGGAAGACTCACCATTCTGTTTTTCCATAGATGCTGGACACCTGAATAAAGTTATTCTTAAAATTCCTAGGAAGATTCTCAATCTATATGCAGTTCTGAggttcatctttatttttagatTGAATTTGTTACTGATAATTCTGGACATATGGTGATTAAGAGGTGAGAAGAGGGCAGTAGCATTGGAAATATCCCAAGATGCAGGAGTGGGTTAGTGGACATTCCTAGGGAAAACCCCAAATGCATCTCTATTTATATCTCTGTTTAAGTTGGGGCCTTTAtctctgtctatctatctatctatctatctatctatctatctatctatctatctatcatccaGAGAGagacaattaaaaatatcacaGAATGAGATTAAAAGAAGGATATAATATTAAGAGCAGCCTATACTCTAAACAGggtgttttttaatttaagcaaAGCTTTTTTCATACCCTTTATTCCTTACTCTTTATTGATAGTATTTACAATTTTGATGAAGGTGGTCCTTCCTTTTACTTCATGTTTCTCTATCAAAAGCATTCTTGCAAACCTGACAGTTTATGTGTGTTTTATATCCAATATCTACTAAAACTTCTTATGGAGGCATAATTGTACAGactttatagataaagaaactgctTACAAAATGATAAACAACTTTTTCAACTCATTGATTAACAAATCATGATGACACATCAAGGATATCCACCATAATGAGAGCACAGCTTGAGCCAGTGTAGAAGGCAAAACTAATTTTCCACCATTTTGAGTTGGTTCTGTATATTCACACAAAATATTGACAAGTTTCTTGCAATCTTCCAGAGATGACTTTCTTGGAGTTCCTTCTTGCACCTACCATCCTCTTTAAGCAAGAGTTTCCATTTCCGAATCTGTGACTCCACCACTAAGTTTAAGTGAACTTTGAATTGGAAATTAGTTTAACAGTTTCTGAAACTCCAAGAgtattttctctttgacttttggtgattagtatttgtttttctttgcacaTAGCACCATTATCcataatgttttgcttttttcagtTTGGTCTCCTAATTTATGAAGgttgtcttttattatttcagtttgaGATTATATGAGAACCAGCATTAATTAAACGTTGACATTTGCTTTAGAAATTACTTATAAGGATATGAACATGTTATAGCTTCGATGAGAATTTTTATATAGTtatcagaatttaaattttataaagcagaattttatattttatcatatacttAACActgcaaagaaggaaggaaaggcttcatattttgaatcatattttaattttttttcttttctctaagtcAAGTGATTAGTGAAGTGCAaggttgggtttttttaaaaactattgggggggctggggatgtggctcaagtggtagcgcgctcgcctagcgtgcatgcggcccgggttcgatcctcagcaccacataccaacaaagatgttgtgtccgccgagaactaaaaaataaatattaaaaattctctctctcctctctcactctctctttaaaaaaaaaaaaaaaaaaaaaaaaaaaaaaaaaactattggggttgggggtgtagctcaggcgTAGAGCATTTGCTTGGAATGCatgagtcctgggttcaatccccagccctgcaaagaaaacaaaaacaaaacctatttcttataatttctggTGAAGCAATAGtgatatctttttatttacaATGGAAGCTTTTTATATACCATCTGTTCCTTTCATCATCTATGCTACTTAAAATTGTGATGGTAATGGTCTTTGCTCCTGACTCCACGTTACCTAATAAAATGATTCCAGTAAATCTAAACTTCAATAGTTAGTGCATTTTCCTCTGAAATAGGAGGCGAGTAATTCCCTGATGGATCTGCTTAGTCTTTGCACTGTAAATGATAGGATTCATCACAGGTGGGGCCAGCAGGTAGATATTGGCCATGATAACATGGACCAGTGGAGAGGCATGTTTGGCAAAGCGGTGAGTCATAGATACACCAACCATGGGGACATAAAGGACCAGAACAGCCAGAAAGTGAGAAAGACAGTTATTGAGGGCACGAAATCGCTCAGTCCGGGTGGCTGTGCTCAAGACATTTTTCAAGATGAGTACATAGGAGAGTACAATGAGCAGAGGGTCCATTACAATAATGAGCAGGACCAGGGCAAATCCATACCAGGCGTTGACTCGGATGTCAGCACAGACCAGGTGAATCATATCCTGGTGGAGGCAGTAGGAGTGAGAGAGTAAGTGGGAGCGGCAGAAGGGCAGGCGCTTGAGTAGGAAAAGTGAGGGAAGAACAGCCAGGACACAGCGGCAAATAATGGCTAACCCAATTCTACAAATGACCTCACTGGTGAGGATGGAGGCATAATGGAGGGGGCGGCAGATGGCCACATAACGGTCAAAGGACATGGCCAGCAGGACGGAAGATTCCATAAAGGAGAATCCATGGAGGAAGAAGAACTGTGCAAAGCAGGCCTCAAATCtgattttttgaatgtttttttttttttttttttttttttttttttttttactttaaatttttatttaatatttcttttttttttttttttttctttttttttttttattggtcgttcataacattacatagttcttaatacatcatattacacggtttgattcaagtggattatgaactcccccttttaccccgtattgATTTTTTGAATGTTGAACCAGAAGAGCTGCATGACTGTGGGCAGAGTGGTGAGTGTGAGGCCCAGGTCAGTCAGAGCCAGCATGGAGAGGAACAGGTACATGGGCTGGCGCAGAGACGGCTCTATGCAGATGACAGCAAGAATGGTAGTGTTTCCCATGATGGAGATGGCGTAGAGACAGAAGAAGGGGATGGAGATCCATATGTGAGAAGCTTCAAATCCAGGAATGCCCGTGAGGATGAAGTAGAAGGGAGCGTGGGTGGTGTTAGTCACAGGCCCCATTTTTGATAGATGCAGAACCCAGAATCTGTGTGTTCCACATTAAGAATCTCATCAGTATGCTACCACCACAGAATCACTATCTATTAAATTCAGGATACAAGCAtgcttttaagatttctttttctaactCCACTGAGCAATACACTAGCCGGAAACACAACAAACAGGCATGCCTTTTTATAAGTCTCTATTTCAGGTAAGTTCATGTTTTgcaaaccatatatatatatggtttgcatatatatatatgtcattacatcccaatgactcttatacatatgtacatatgtacctgcacaaatattttgaattatggaaatttgttttattaatagtTTAAATAACTTTCAATCAAGTCTATAAACAACCCACATTTTACTTGacatataggaaaataaaattttactgatttatattatttacttgAATAGAAATAGTTTCAAAGGGTAAGTATCAAAGTGATGCCCAAGTTGAACACATGTAGATtatagtaagaattttttttttttttttgagcactaGAGCAGGAGGAGACTCCAGGGAAAGAGTACAGAGTTGGTTTGTGCAAGTTGAGTCTGTTCTTCATAGAAGCTATTCAAGAGAAACTACCACCAGATGGACAGAGAGAGGAAGTCTGCTAGGGGTCAAGGTAATTTCAGGTAATAGAGAATCTAAAGTtaacataaagggctggggatgtggctcaagcggtagtgcgcttgcctggcatgcgtgcggcccgggttcgatcctcagcaccacatacaaagatgttgtgtccgccgaaaactaaaaaaataaatattaaaaaagaaattctctctctctctctctctctctctctctctctctctctctctctctctctctcactctctttaaaaaaaattaaagttaacatCAAAATTTAAGCAAGAATTCAGCATGAGAAAAAAAGGAGTCCTAAGGCAGATTTATGAGAAAATGAACAATTTAGCAGGTAAGtataagtagaagaaaaataaaggcaattaTGGAGGACTGTCTAaagggaggaaaacagagaaaataaaatcaaaagccaaTTAATTAAAGGGAATATCCACCGCAGTTTAGAGCAGCTACTCAGACATTCAATAAAATCAGTACTGAAAAGAGTTTAGTTAGTTTAGGGACAAGAATATCACCAGTAACATTTTGGAGGAACAGTTTAGTAGAGTAATTGGAAAAGAAGCCAAATTAGTGGTCTGAGGGATAaattaaagggggggggggatggaGAGATTTTGTAGTTTTGTAGACTGTGTTCTCAAATCGGTTTATACTGCCCCCCTATGGGCGAATgcagactttaatttttttaatgaaaaaatataatgacTGAACCCTTATTAATCTTTGAAGTGTTCTGGGAATAAAAGCTCAGAACATGTTATAAGAAATAAACAGTACCTAGAATCTACCTACAATCCATGTATTCTAACCATGTCCCCCCTGATGAGCTTCTAAGTGTCAAAGTATAATCCTGggaaaaatctcttaaaaatttaagaaactggGAGAAatgggaggaagaaaataaagataaaatagatttttaaattagaaaaataaaaatattgaaacttctaGAAATTATTTGGTGGAGTCAATATAATTTGGAAGCTTCTAATAAATATggtcaggaaaaaagaaatataggcaAACATTGAGAACTGAAATGTAATATGAAAGCAAAAATTGTAGTGAGATTATAGAGACTAGTGAGAATCACTGATCAAATAATAAACAACAAGAATTGAAATGTCCTCTGAGGCTTAAACTGTAAATCAAAAGACAAGAGTCCATaaactaggtgtggtggtgcatgattGTAATTCCAGTaatttgaggtaggaggattgcaattaGAGAATAGCctggaaatttagcaagactctgtctgaaaatagaaataaaaggagctgggaaTTTAGCTAGGGCTAGGgatacccctgagtttaatccccagtacttgaaCAGCAATAACAGCATCAAAAGACAAGAggcaaaaacaaaagtttttaaaaatctcctagCACCGAGTACTAATGATCTTGATTAATATACCTGAGAAGTTAACAATTTATCAGatattccaaataaatatatttaataagataAATAGTTGTACaaggataaaggaaagaaaaacctgaGACAATTTTCAGTGCTGCCCATCCAAATGCTGTGCAGAAGGAAAATGTGTCTGCAGCCAGGAAATGGCAGCTGCATGGGGATCAAATGGGGCTACCTGGTCCAGACATTTTAGCTTTCAGTCAATGACTGCATTCCTGTGCTCTCACAGGCACTTTTGGCCACAGTTTGGCCCctatgtcttttaaatttttttttttctagatggtAGCCACACATCTTTTCTTCATATGTATGATACTTCCCCTAGTTCTTAAACTGTgggcttttaattttatttattttcagtttggttaatataaatattaatagggAATGAAATTATACTTAATTTTGAGAGACTAATGATTATGAGCCAACAAACTAAGGTCTTAAATGGAATTAAAAAGCACTGAGTAAATTGCCATATTGAAAGGATTCTTGTAAGCTGACATcaagatttccaaatattttttttgagcttcagtattttaaacttcataaacaacaacaaaaagaatgaatttgaataAATCATATCCCATGCTTTCTTAATTGTATAAAAATGATTCCTAATGATATATacatctaaaaaagaaacaataaaaagaaagagtggGTAGCTGTGTGAGATGATGGTTATGTTCACTTGCTTCACTACAGAAATTATTCTATTACACACACTTTCCCCCATAACATCATGTTGTATACCTTAAatgtacataataaaatttatattaaaatcttataatattttctctcaaGTAAAATATCTCATCatgttgtagttgaacacaactgAGACCGTCCATGTGACATGCTTATCACTGAATGACAGAGAGTAGAGAGATGAACGATAATGGCAGAGCAACAATGTTTGCCCAGTTTCCTCGGTGCTGTGTGatgttctagaatttttcttattttaattcactTTACTTAATAATTACACAATGGCTGTCtttcatattaaataataaaaaatgtgtagTGCtgatgaaaatatgtatttatttctttgaagagcCAGGAATTCTTGATGGAAGAAGGGATCTACCAGCTGTTTTGCAGTTTTAAAAGGGTGGAGAAAGTGATAAGATGGGAGACAAGATGATACAGTGACATACACAGGAAATGGCAACCTCCTTAGCTGTCTCAGGGTGGGCCTGACTGAAGGTGTGGTGGGAACCAAGACAGGAAGTAGTGAGAACAGAGGGCTCCAGAGGAGGAGGATAGAGTCTTCACAGGGCTTTAAGCCAGAGAGAGACATCATCACTTTTTTTGGTTGGAAAGAGAACGTGGGCAGGTAAAAACAGGAGAGAATTTGGGGGACACAAACTCAATGAAGACAAGCAGGtaagaaatgtatgagtgtgtgcatTCATAAGTATGTGCATTTGTGTAAGCATTCATGTGCACATGTGGGGTGGTAGGGGTGAGATCAGAAAGAAGGTGAGATAGATGTGTGATTCCAAAGTCTGTTGGAGAATATTTAAAGGtttatatttggtattttttaacTCATGAcagatttaaaattattgaatatgtgttaggaaaaataaagatagaaaaaagagaagatgggaaggagtGGAGAAAGGAGGGATGAGgtaagaaaggaggaaaggaggaaagaagggagggaggtgaAAGGGTAAGGCTTAATACCAGTGAAAACCTGATAATACATTTACTTTTCTGCAAAGcaattatttctactttcttaaGTAATTCTCTAGCGAGGCGAAATTTTTAGGGAATTTCCAAGCAAGTGGTGAGGAGACTTCTGCATTGTACTTAATCTTGTTTCTCCTAGCCATGCTTCTTTCTATCAGTTGTCCTTGTGCAGTAAGATCTGGACTCAGTAGCTGGGAAGTATTAAGGAAACTATTTCCTTCATTTCGCATCAGCTCTAAACTCACAAACCCTTACTATGGGGCAAAGTAATTTGCAAGCCCCTGACTAATTTCAAGCCAGCTTTTGTTCATTCTTCATTCATGGTTTCCCATATTTCCTTAAACGCACTCTTTCTGAGACATTTGATGAACCATTTGCAAGACAGAGAGGAAGACTCTTGTGTACTGAGACTACTTCAGCTTTGATGGCCACAGGTTTGAGATAACAAGGGATAAAGACATCAGAGTTCCACTTTGTACTCAGTGGGAGCATAGTGACAACCTCTGCATGAACTGCTTCATGTTTCCTATCTGTCCTATCTCCTCACTCTAGTCTACCTCCTTTTAGGATGTCTCTGAAAAGGGTCTGTTTAATTCTTCCGCTTGTCTTTACAGAGCATCCCTTTTCTCACTCATCCCCTCCTCTTACTTTTATTGCTAACCATCACTGGAGCAGTCCAGCCTTACCTGAGTGttctctgtttgtttgtttgtttctcaatGCTCTTTGGTTTCTATTCTCTGCTCTGTGGTTGAGTGTGATTATATGTTCCTGAACATCACAGCCTGGAATACAGGATATGAGTGAAGAGACTTCTGCCAGGATCTTATAGGAGTGTAAAACTTGTGCTCTGAGACCTGAGGCCCTAAGGGAGAGAACCAGGAAGCCAATCATTCGTGTTCACTAAAacaataggcaaaaaaaaaaaaaaaccttattataGTCAGGTTCAAAACCTTGAGAGAATGTAATGTGGTTGAAAGGTTCTTTTGGAAATTAGTTCTGAGAAGCTCTCCAGCCTGGATTGGTTAATATGAGCACATATTAACCAATATGTCCC is drawn from Urocitellus parryii isolate mUroPar1 chromosome 4, mUroPar1.hap1, whole genome shotgun sequence and contains these coding sequences:
- the Or51q1 gene encoding olfactory receptor 51Q1 gives rise to the protein MGPVTNTTHAPFYFILTGIPGFEASHIWISIPFFCLYAISIMGNTTILAVICIEPSLRQPMYLFLSMLALTDLGLTLTTLPTVMQLFWFNIQKINTGFEACFAQFFFLHGFSFMESSVLLAMSFDRYVAICRPLHYASILTSEVICRIGLAIICRCVLAVLPSLFLLKRLPFCRSHLLSHSYCLHQDMIHLVCADIRVNAWYGFALVLLIIVMDPLLIVLSYVLILKNVLSTATRTERFRALNNCLSHFLAVLVLYVPMVGVSMTHRFAKHASPLVHVIMANIYLLAPPVMNPIIYSAKTKQIHQGITRLLFQRKMH